The following proteins come from a genomic window of Anopheles ziemanni chromosome 3, idAnoZiCoDA_A2_x.2, whole genome shotgun sequence:
- the LOC131284487 gene encoding neutral ceramidase-like — translation MAITKMTPHQTLSFALFFRLTVVLLLLGCASSGAEAYRLGVGRADCTGPPVEIGFMGYGEFSQRGQGIHLRQYARAFIFEDDEGSRVAFVSADAGMMGHAVKRDVLGLLKARYGDLYRFENVVLSGSHSHSVPSGFLMSYLYDIASLGFVPQNFDALVEGIALAIVRAHESVREGRLFLSETTVQEANINRSPSAYENNPQAEREFYRDYTDKKLVQLRLVDSERGQLRGVINWFAVHPTSMNKTNRYVSSDNVGYASVLLELDRNGVKVPGRGDFVGAFASTNLGDASPNIMGPKCEKTGLPCDMLTSSCPQGAGACIASGPGKDMFESTKIIGTRLYDAASKLLSANGGREVTGRIQFAHQFIDMTQMKVPYVNPNTGEVETVHGCYPAMGYSFGAGTTDGPGAFDFRQATLTDSSFWNTARDILAEPTAEDKQCQAPKPILIASGRAKFGYEAQPKIVPTQILLLGDFAIAAVPAEFTTMSGRRLRAAVRQASLDSSGEELTVVIAGLSNMYTSYVATPEEYAIQRYEGASTLYGPHTLTIYLEQFGKLMHAIRRGETLEPGPLPPFEDDKQITLSTGVVFDGHPFGWYFGDCKLQPRETPYHRGDTVRVMFIAGNPRNNLMHEKTYFTVERLIPDFEETNSVDHTHQRRDTWEVIATDANWETKFKWHRRSTLFAYSDIELEWEISDQVEPGTYRIQHFGYWRYILGGIFPYNGTTRNFHVE, via the exons ATGGCGATCACGAAGATGACGCCGCACCAGACGCTCAGCTTTGCTTTGTTCTTCCGCCTAACGGTGGTTCTGCTGCTCCTCGGCTGCGCATCGTCCGGAGCCGAGGCGTACCGGTTGGGCGTGGGACGAGCGGACTGTACCGGTCCACCGGTGGAGATCGGTTTT ATGGGTTACGGCGAGTTTTCGCAGCGCGGCCAGGGCATCCATCTGCGGCAGTACGCCCGGGCGTTCATCTTCGAGGACGACGAAGGGTCGCGCGTGGCGTTCGTCAGCGCGGACGCCGGCATGATGGGGCACGCGGTGAAGCGGGACGTGCTGGGATTGCTGAAAGCGCGCTACGGCGATCTGTACCGGTTCGAGAACGTGGTGCTGAGCGGTTCGCACAGCCACAGCGTCCCGTCCGGCTTTCTGATGTCCTACCTGTACGACATAGCGTCCCTGGGCTTTGTGCCGCAGAACTTCGATGCCCTTGTCGAGGGCATTGCGCTGGCCATTGTGCGGGCACACGAGAGTGTGCGCGAAGGGCGCCTCTTCCTGTCGGAGACGACGGTTCAGGAGGCGAACATCAACCGCAGCCCGAGCGCGTACGAGAACAATCCCCAGGCCGAGCGGGAGTTCTACCGGGACTACACGGACAAGAAGCTGGTCCAGCTGCGGCTGGTCGACAGCGAGCGGGGTCAGCTCCGGGGTGTAATCAACTGGTTCGCCGTCCATCCGACGTCGATGAACAAAACGAACCGCTACGTCTCGAGCGACAACGTTGGGTACGCTTCCGTTCTGCTGGAGCTGGACCGGAACGGGGTGAAGGTGCCCGGGCGGGGCGACTTTGTCGGTGCGTTCGCATCCACCAACCTGGGCGATGCGTCACCGAATATCATGGGACCGAAGTGCGAGAAGACGGGACTGCCGTGCGATATGCTGACCTCTTCCTGTCCGCAGGGAGCTGGAGCGTGCATTGCGTCTGGCCCGGGCAAGGACATGTTCGAGAGCACGAAGATCATCGGTACAAGGCTTTACGACGCCGCCTCG AAACTGTTGAGTGCTAATGGAGGTCGTGAAGTGACGGGACGGATCCAGTTCGCCCACCAGTTCATCGACATGACGCAGATGAAGGTGCCGTACGTTAACCCAAACACTGGCGAGGTGGAAACCGTCCACGGGTGCTATCCCGCCATGGGATACAGCTTCGGCGCGGGTACAACCGACGGGCCCGGTGCGTTCGACTTCCGTCAGGCCACACTGACGGATTCGTCCTTCTGGAACACGGCCCGTGACATCCTGGCAGAACCGACCGCCGAGGATAAACAGTGCCAAGCGCCCAAACCGATTTTGATTGCGAGTGGTCGCGCGAAGTTTGGCTACGAAGCGCAACCCAAGATTGTCCCGACGCAGATTTTGCTGCTCGGAGACTTTGCCATCGCGGCCGTTCCCGCCGAGTTTACGACCATGTCCGGAAGAAGGCTAAGGGCCGCGGTACGCCAGGCATCGCTGGATAGCAGCGGCGAGGAGCTGACGGTGGTGATTGCGGGACTTTCCAATATGTACACCAGTTACGTGGCCACACCGGAAGAGTACGCCATCCAGCGTTACGAAGGCGCCTCCACGCTGTACGGTCCGCACACGCTCACCATCTACTTGGAGCAGTTCGGAAAGCTCATGCACGCGATCCGGCGAGGTGAAACACTGGAACCCGGCCCACTGCCACCGTTCGAGGATGATAAGCAGATCACCCTGTCGACGGGGGTGGTGTTCGATGGCCATCCGTTCGGGTGGTACTTTGGTGACTGCAAGCTACAGCCCCGGGAAACCCCGTACCATCGCGGTGACACCGTGCGCGTCATGTTCATCGCGGGCAACCCCCGAAACAATCTGATGCACGAGAAGACCTACTTCACCGTCGAACGGTTGATACCGGATTTCGAGGAAACGAACAGCGTAGATCATACGCATCAGCGACGGGACACTTGGGAGGTGATCGCGACGGACGCGAACTGGGAGACGAAATTCAAGTGGCACCGCCGCTCGACGCTCTTCGCGTACAGTGACATCGAGCTGGAATGGGAAATCTCGGATCAGGTCGAACCGGGCACGTACCGAATACAACACTTTGGCTACTGGCGCTACATCTTGGGCGGCATCTTCCCGTACAATGGCACAACGAGAAACTTCCACGTGGAGTGA